From Punica granatum isolate Tunisia-2019 chromosome 1, ASM765513v2, whole genome shotgun sequence:
GTTACCTCCATCTAAACCAGAAATCAAGTGAACAAAGCAAAGCCATGGGCTAGGTGTATATTTACACGTCGTCATAATGTGAAGAATGAGAATTTATTTACAACTTAGTACACCTTCTAAAACATAAACACCATATTTTCGGCAAGAACATATCCTAGATTCTCACTAAATCCCATCATTGATCTACGACAATCTTACTGGTGAAATCAAGGAAGAAAAGAGTACTATAATTATGGCGAGAGACCAACATCCACAAGTTCAAAAGCTGAAAAGGTACCTTATGAGATCTCCCAAATATCTGAGAAGCACAATATGATTCTGATGAAGCAAATGGATACCCTCGCAGTGCACACAAGTGTGATCCTTCATTGCGAGGCTAGGTTCCTATTTCTGGAAGCAAAGATGCGGAAAGACGACATATCAGATGGAACATGCAACAAACTGAACAGTCAAATCCAACGCAACCCAGGTGTACAACTAAGATAGCCATCCAAGAACATAAGGGACATGGAAAAACTACCAGTGTGAAGACAAACAAAAGGCCAGCAAACAATGAAAGCTATGCATGAGACTCCTCATCACTAAGGAGCAGAAACTACCTCTGGACAGTTGACAGTGCATCGCAAAATTCAACAATTCTATGCCAATTAATATCTCACTTGATATCTCGAGACTCCATTCATTACAAGAAAAAGGGCTGTACTAAACTGCTGCCACAAACATGCTATAAAGTAATACCATATCTACGTGAcgagaatattttctttacacatcacgagaatataaAGTAATATTTCTAATGTATgaatcaagacatctcatcttcccttTCCACATAAcaagaatatttccttgatatatccaagatatgcttctttgggcttgggctcgTTGATATGGATTTGGGCTGGAAATCCTCCTCATCACTATAGCTagaaacatatatatctatgatAGCATTTAGTGTCTAATCAGTAAAGTGAGAAGAAAATAGGGACTTACTCATGCCATCtgattgtaataataaatGCTGTTTACTATTCCACAGTAAAAGAAACTACTAACTGGTACTTTCAAATGACCTCTAATTCAAACAGCTCTCCAAATGCAATTAACAGCTAAAAATCGCAGAATGAACGACCCAGGAATAAAATCGATGTAACCATGCAAAGCCCTACAGTATCAGTGATGAAAGAAATTAACTTATCCTCTGTTGTACTCAAACTATCTACTGTTGCAAGGTGAAGTTGGGAAATACTATTAGAGTCAAAAGATAATCAGAAATAGGAAGTCATTACAGGCTCTGCTTGAACTATACAAAACAAGCTCATTCAGGTCACTGAATATTCCATCAGATGGAAGGGAAAAAATTAACCTAGATATATTCCGGTCTAAGAGAGAACTACAGACTACAGACTGAACATACAACATCCTGTCTGCCCAGGACAGTGATAACTGCTGTTTTTGATGATCATCTATGAGAGAAACCCCGCCTAGGCACGTGACTCCAAGAAAGTGATGTTTTTCAAAACTGTTACAGACAAATCAACAGTCGCAGCAATATTCCAAAAAAAGCACATGAGAGACTTCGAACACTGGCCTGTTGACATTTAGTGCTGAGGTTTTCTAGAATGTGATGGTAGCAATTAGGGATCAGGGATTTTCAAGATATGTTGCCTCAAGGTCAGTTCCATGAAAGGCCTTCCGTCCCTAAAGGGAACAAAAGATAGAAGTGCCCACTTGATGATTGACTGCCCCAAGTGATTGTCCTCAACTGAATTTGGCAGCTCAAGAAACAGTCCGACCGTAGCATATGGAAGCGATGTAAAGATTCTTAGCCCATTTCTCCtgcaaaaaatatttaaagtgaataataaaataaatttcataactGATTACACTGAACAGAAaggtctatatatatataaactcgAGAACAGAAATTACCTTAACATGTGTACTGGGAAAAGCAGAAGTCCTCAGCGTCTCTTGAGTTTCATCTGTCGGTTTTCTCCGTGGGACACTGAGAACAAAAGCAGCCTGGTCGAAGGTAGCAGCAGTTGAAGTTATGCGGTATCCATTGTCCCACCTCCGATGAATGCCTTCACTGGGATATAGAAAATCCAGCTCCACCacctaaaattttaatttggtaGAAGAAAAGTTCAGATAAGATTACAGCCACAACAGAATCACAAACTAAGGAGAATTTCTCAGATTTGCAAAACCACCTGATCAGAGAAACCTGCACCACGAGACATAACAACTGCCCATCTAGTTCCAGCAGTGGCCATGGAAGTGACATAAAATCCTTCCCTCCACTTTTTGTTAATCCACTTAAAGGGAAAAGCATCACTGACTTTGTATGACTGCTGCAAGTACTGAGTTCCTGCTTTTGTAAGGAGATAGAAATCAGTAAGAGACATACGAGGTAACTAAGAATTCGTCTGTTGCCAAAGACAATTCACCCACCTTTAGACATCACAACTAGTGAACTTCCATTATTAGCTCCTGCAACTGCACTGATGTAGTAACTCTTCTCCCATTGCTCCATAATCCATTCCTTCAAGACCAAACAAAACAGACGGCTTATCAACTTGAACAGCCGGAGAAATTATCAATGTGTCAATGGATCATAATTTCAACTCATGCAATAAGTAACACATAATAAATGCAAGCTCTCATAAGCAACCTTGTGAAGAAAGTACGGTGAGAGTTCATAAACTTGAGCAGTGAATCCAGTGCCAGCATCCATAATCAAGGCCCATAGGTTTGAGCAAGAAGCCACACTGCTAATATATAAGCCGTCCTCATTTCCTTTCTCAATGTGCTGGGCCAACCTAATATCTGCCACATTGTAGTGATATCTACAACAAAGAACCCAAAAACAAACTATTAATCCTTCCCTTCTAAACCGGAATTGTATTAAATGCAACGTTAATTAGAAACTTCAATagtcaagaaaaagaaaaggaccaAAACAGTACAGAAAGAACAAAACTCCACTGTACCTTTGCTTCATGGGCCGTCGAGCATTGTAAACACTAATCCATTGAGTTGCAGGCATCCCCATCCGAATCTTCTTCTTTGGCTGTtcatcctcttcctcctcgaTCATTAATCGTCCTCTCTTATGTCCAACTTGATAGATAAGCTACAAAATGAGAAAACCATTCAACCATGTTAGAGCTCCAACAGATGTGGAGATGTACTCTCCTGATTTAACTAGACAAATACAGGTCCTAGAAACACTATACAAATAGCaactcaaaataaataaagagtaAATTTCAACGACACCCCCCATAATTTGAGAAATGGCCAGCGACACCcctcttttcaaaaattagccGCACACCAACCCCCCTTTACAATCCGACCAGTTACTTGATTTCATTACCCGAACCAAATCTGACCCGATTTAAGAGGGGGCGGGGAGGCGGGcccgggggggggggagtAGAAAAATCAGCAAAATGAGGGGTGGTGTGTGGCTAATTTTGAAAGGAGGGGGTGTCACTGGCCATTTTACAAACTATAGGAGATGTCGTCGAAATTTAcccattaataaataaatacaaagaAAGATGGATAACCTTCTGAGCGCCATCTGTGTTTATTGGTCTAATATCTGGGTTGGGACCTATGATCCCATCAAAGAGAGAAATGTATCTGGCATAGTCCGGCTCCTCATCAAACTTCAAATTCACTACATACTCAACAAACTGTCGGAATGGCTGGGGACAgaagcaacagagagtttcTGGAGATGTGGCCATCTTCTTCTTGCATACAAGGAAACCCTTATTCTCTCCCTAACAAGCAAGGATGTTAGGGTACTTATAAAAATAGGCAGAAACATGCTTTAGTTTTTACAAGTGAAACCTGATATCCTTGCCAAGGCAAGCGGCcacgaagaagaaaaataagcgTGTAAGCAAGAGATTCCAAATCGTCCCTCCGGCTACCAGTTCTACCCAGATGGGCATGGACGCTAGCATACCGAACTGTCCCTCTGAAACAAGAGATTATAAGAGCCAATCAACTTACGATGTTCAAGaatatattatctaatcttGACACATCAGTTTCTAAACTACCTAAAAACATCAGGACGTTGATCATATTCAACATGTAGACCAGTTGAACTGTCTCTCCACCGAGTAGCTGCAATATCAAACAGGATGAAGCAAAAGTTACAGAGCTGTTTCGTGAACAAAATGGGAAAATGCTTATGGTCTAAAACAAGCTGACCAACCTAAACCCAGGTCGACCAGAAACAGCTTCTTCTCATCAGGGGTTCCTGAAGGGCCAAGCAGAAAATTCTCAGGTTTCACATCTCCATGCACATATCTGCCAAAACAAAGCAAAAGCTGTGATATACACTGGATGATTACTCCAATCTTGCTTCCTCCGATTCATTTTCTACGGTTATGGTGTAGCAGTTGTATCAGGATATGCACTACCATAATACTTTAAGTAAAAGCACAAAAAACAATATAGAATGAGTATAGAAGTCATTACCCTCTAGAATGCATCTTCTCAAGTATAGAGATCGCTTCAACAGCAATGCATGCAACCATTTCTATAGACATCctggaagaagagaaaaacaaACAGAAAGCTTAGTTGGGTTAAATGAGGAAAGCATACCTCTTATGACagataaaaaattacatgTGAGAGTTGTTATTCCACACATCCCATAAGCTAGGCCCGAGCATGTCCATGACCTGTAAATATCACAGAGTTTTCTCAGTAAAAATATACACAAAATGTATAGAAATCCAAACTCCGCAATATAATATAGAGAGCTTAACATACCATGACGTAGTAGTCACTCTGTCTGCCCTTGTAATGAACTCGTGGCACTCCATGACTTCCACCAAGAGCACTGTTTAGACAACATAGAATGAAACTTGTTAAGAAACAAATATTGATATTTACAAAGAACTtcatcaatttcatttcataaaTCTAAAAATGTAGTATAAGGAATCTCACCTGTAAACTTGCCACTCGTAAGGCGGTCCATAATTACAGCCTTTGCTGCTCCTATGTTCGAATTTCAGGGCAACCTAACATGCAAATCTCAAATAATCATGCTAAAGAAATTTAATAGATAACAACATAACAAAGATAAACACATGAGTACCCATACGTACCTCAACAGCTCCCGGACCGGTTCGCTCGGTCAAGCTTGTGGCACCAACTCGACGACCAACATACACTTGCCCAAATCCTCCTTTCCCCAGTTTTCTTTCAATTCTGTAGACTGGTGAACCACCAACTTGGACCTGTTAAAGACATGAAAGAGAATTTCATCAACAAATTACGAGTAAAATGCTTTGAACTGGCGAAAACAACAAGAAAATGCAGCAGTTGTCATATCGGCAGGACAAAACAAGGCAAAAAATCTCGGATTGATGATGCATGGAAGTCCCAGAAAAGGGGATTCCCAATTTCCAATCCAAATTCCTCAGAAACCACGCGTTTGGGCCAAAAAATCTGTCATATTACTCGAATTCTTCAGCGAAATTCCCCAGTCCTCTCTTCACCGAATCATGAAGATAACTAAATTGATAAAAACAcggcaaatttttttttttttgctgcgaTCGCATGTCATATATTGCCAAATTCGTCACTCCCGAAACGAAAAAGCAACCAAACCCCaagatagtaaataaataatcactATCATCAGTTAGTCTCATCGGATGTACGGTACCCTCTCGGGGAGAGGAGCAGTGCTGCCCTCCTCCTCGGCTCCGGCGGCCTTATCGCAGCTCCGTCCACCACTGTCGTGCTCATCCATCGGGCCCTCACTCCTCCGTCCTTCCTCAAGCTCAACCGAGGCCGCCTTTAGGGCCTCGCGCTTCTCATCAACACCTCCGATCGCGTCCTCTCTCTTGGGTCTCTCTCTGCTCCTGGCAGCAGTCGTGTTCCTCCGGCGCCTCGGGGCGGCGGGTCGCTTCTGCAATGGGCTAGTCGGGTTCGGGTTGTCGGTTGCCCGGGCTCCGCGGCTGCAGAGTTCAGGCATGGTAATGAGGAGAAAAGGATCGACGAAGGCCGTACCCTTCCATGGAGCgcggtgaagatggggagaagaTTCAGGAAGGTTCCAGTTCAATCGCCATTACTGCGTTCTCTGTGCGTTTGAATTTTGGACTCTTTCAGCTCAAAAATGgcgatgagagagagagagagagagagggagagaatgACGAATTAGGGTTTGAGGAGGTAGAGGAGTGGAGAGGTGTGTGGACAGAAATGAGAGGACAAGGTTGGAATTTGCCTTTAGGATTGCATTCTTgctttccttttttatatttcttttttcttttctgtttttgtctgttagattagattagattttCTGATTTCTGATTTTCAGATATAAGAACAGTAATGAATGAATGTTTTACTTTGAATCATTTTCTTGATGCAAATTTTTGTACAGAAATAGATAAATTACttctaaaaaaaagtttaataaagaaacaaaaaaggaattGTCCTCTAACAAGCGGTTACAAAATTATTGGActatggcaaaaaaaaaaaaaaagttgttaGACCAGATAAATTGTAATGGGCGATAACCCATGCGTTACGCGATAATTTTGATGCGAATGTAAAGTCGAATAATCATTTCAAAactataaaatttgaattgacatattttattttaaattataaagacAATAAAAATTGTTACATTTTatataaactaaaaatatttaacttAAGTAAGTATGCGTAACTCCAAGGGGTTTCGCTTGATGGTTAAGTATGCGTAATTCCAGGGGGTTTCGCTTGATGGTTAAGAGGAGTGTATGTATTCACCCGGTTCCAAATTTGAAATTCCTTAGGGTCAGTCCGCACGGCCTTTGGCTGGTTTACCATGTGCACTTGCGGATCTGTGTACGAGATCGTAAGAATTAATCAGATGAAACTCGAACACCTATGATTTAACGGGTGGAAAAAAAGGCATATTTCATCTAATAGCACATATGTAGAGATCAGTACTTGTATCATCAATCAGTACTTGTATAATCAGTCGACGTGTTCTTCCCAACTGGCGGCTATTTTTGAATGAATATGCGCCATTTGTTCGAAGTATTCTGTCAACATGGCACTATCATATCATATGCATCCGCTTTTCTCGCactttaattttacttttagcCTCCAAGGAAGGGAGAGGCGTTGCTTCAGTCATGAATAGCCCTTTAGGCGTCCCGACATTTCGCATTCCTAAGCCACATGCAAGCATCCCCTTAAAATTCATTTCACTAGTTTTGATTTTTACTTTCATTACCAAATCTGATCTAAACGCCTAAAGATTTTCGTCCTCGCTCAACTTGCTCCAAGATTCATATTTGTTCTCCATGTTTTTTTGTGGTAGTTGGCGCAAACTTTGCTGCTGCAATGGCAAATGAGGGTCAGAATGAAGCCTCCGTTGATCGAAGTTCTACTAATTGAGGCAAACGGCGACTTTATCAAACCCTCACTGACCGACAATATGGAAATGATTTCATATAGATTTTACCACAAACCCCAACTCGACATTTTCCTTCCCAGTTATACTTCCAACAACAGTTATCGCATTTGTGTTTCTTCTCCGTCTGGCTTGATCGTGTTCAGGAGTGAGTGCAGTCCCTCAACTTTATTATTTTGCTTCCTCTGGTCCATATATATCCTTTGCCGTAAAATCCAAATAAtgagattgattttttttttcttttataaaaagaatagaaaaataaaaactgaAGTTGAATAACACACGCCCATTcccaaaataaaagaaatcttCATAAATTTCAAGATCAACAACAACTGGGTGTTTATCCACAaccttcatgaaagcttcatCTTCAACTGAAATTTCACAGTAtgatttaataaatttcttcGACAACTTCCAAGAATGAAATCATAATTGAACGAAATATCATAATTAACATGTATTATTGTGACTAGGGCATTTTCACATTCAAACAATGTCGAACAACCAACTATTAAAGGATATTTAGGTTGCACTTTACCAGGAAAAAAAGGATATTTGCATTTGGTTTTGGGATACAAATTCTACTCTACCCCactcaattttaaattttttttccaaattcaaGACTATTATcactatattttgtttttttttctcatttaataataattttccatttatactttttcctaGCCAttcttataaataattttttaataataaattcatcatctacttttatatctatatatacatatatattctcacacatTCATATATGGGTCAACACTTGCAATAAAAttgcttttttttcccttaaatttCACGAGTAGAGTGGAATTGTTATtcactctaaaaccaaacacaaactAATTTAGTCTTACTTTGATGAGTGGTTGTCGTTGTTTCTTCCCCTTATGAGGGTAATTACTTTCAAAACTAATTACTTTTGCCTTCATGTAATCGAAGGTCTGGCCTTTGCATTTCCCATAGCAACCGATATTATCGTAATCATCATATGTTATCAAGGTATAATAGGCCAACTCTTGCTATGATAAGCGGACACGCTCTCCTAGCGACATATGATAGGGGCATTCAATGACTTCTCTTGCGATCATCACCTAACAGCGAGTTGTATAAAGATTTTCACACAAATTCGTGTAAAAAAGAGGAGAAATAACTAAAATATGTGGTTATTAAAAGCAAATTGAAACTTAAATGTCACTCACAACACTGTCTCCTCGATTGTAAATCGTGTTTAGGTTGATCTCCTTTCTCTAGTCTTTTGTTGGGAgaaccaaaatatatataattttatttagcaTATTCAAGTATTTAAATACGTAATTATAAGAATGctaagtaaattatttgacTAAAAAGTCAGTGATTAATAGAATCTCCatcttaattttcttataacaAAAGTACAATATCATTTCCCTATTTTCATCATGTCACAGCGTTTGTATGTGATAGAtagtataaaattttcatgcgATAGCATTTGTAATGACATTGCAGTATAATAatattgaataataataataataataataataataatatgtcttTCAATGTCCTTTTGAGCCAATCCAATGGACAGCCTCTGCTTTGTATGGTGGCTGGCTCTCCTTATCTCTCTCCCCTATAGTCTACGCAAAAAGATTAGGGATTCGTACCTCAAGATCAAGATAATTTCATACAAATTTAACGATAAGCCCCAATACCGTATTATTTTCCTCATTTGTGCTTCTTCCCCTTTTGGCTTGATCATGTTAGCTGACCCGGTAGCTAACATTATCATTTTGCTTCCTTGGgtccatatatattatttgcctTAAAACCCAGATAACGAGAttgattttgctttttctttggcaaaaagaataaaagttgttctctcaaataataataaaaattacaaattacaacaaatgaATCCCGATCAGTTCGTGTTCGGTCATTATTCATCTCTGATTTACCGTGGGGTTcgaataacataaaaataaattaaggcgaCACGGgttcaaggagccgggggtcggggtCCGACCGGACCAAAGGGAACAAGAGGGTCGATTGACCCTCGAGATATTCGTGGGATCGGTCGAGCTCCTGGGCGATTGTCAAGCTACGATTCAAGCACCCAATCGGAGTCATCTTTCACTTAGACACTACTCAGAGTAAAACGGTGACTCAAGGCTCGACCCCATTCCACACTCGGATCTCACACACTCAATGTGTATggagcgttggaccctgtgcaaGACTTATCATATGGGCTCGAGCTTGAACTGCGATATACTAGATAAAATTAGACAAAAAAACGACaaaaacagatgaaaacaaacaagttgtgtattaaatGCCGGGTTTACATGATTAGCCAATTAAGGACTGGGTTTGCTTGGTAAACAATTTCCTAGCCTAAATAGATAAAAGAACATGCTTGCTCGCAGTGCTAATTCAACTAAAATGTGTgggtttattttattttgttttgtcgTGGTGACAATACGGTTTTAATAGATTATGACAGAGACATATTTTCGTTTAAAACCCAAAATCTATCACCTTTTGCCTAATTGCCCATGCTCTATTATGCCAAGTGCACGATTAGTCAAATTTCGTGTTTTATGACAGATAAACCCGTTTTAAGTGCCCGGAGCTATGCTCGGATATCGAAAACACTTCAGTCGAGTGAAACGAgcaatgcagatgaacctgcacctcaCAGGCTGCCCGTCTCCACCCACGACCCGAGGTGTTTCGATTATCCTAACCCTAGGATTGCCGGTAAGTTAAGAACAAATGACATTGTCCTTGTgctgaaaatgattttgagaAAAGATGAGATTACGCGATGCGgaccacctcggcctgtagtcGGTTCCAACCGATCCCT
This genomic window contains:
- the LOC116202148 gene encoding casein kinase 1-like protein HD16, whose product is MPELCSRGARATDNPNPTSPLQKRPAAPRRRRNTTAARSRERPKREDAIGGVDEKREALKAASVELEEGRRSEGPMDEHDSGGRSCDKAAGAEEEGSTAPLPERVQVGGSPVYRIERKLGKGGFGQVYVGRRVGATSLTERTGPGAVEVALKFEHRSSKGCNYGPPYEWQVYSALGGSHGVPRVHYKGRQSDYYVMVMDMLGPSLWDVWNNNSHMMSIEMVACIAVEAISILEKMHSRGYVHGDVKPENFLLGPSGTPDEKKLFLVDLGLATRWRDSSTGLHVEYDQRPDVFRGTVRYASVHAHLGRTGSRRDDLESLAYTLIFLLRGRLPWQGYQGENKGFLVCKKKMATSPETLCCFCPQPFRQFVEYVVNLKFDEEPDYARYISLFDGIIGPNPDIRPINTDGAQKLIYQVGHKRGRLMIEEEEDEQPKKKIRMGMPATQWISVYNARRPMKQRYHYNVADIRLAQHIEKGNEDGLYISSVASCSNLWALIMDAGTGFTAQVYELSPYFLHKEWIMEQWEKSYYISAVAGANNGSSLVVMSKGTQYLQQSYKVSDAFPFKWINKKWREGFYVTSMATAGTRWAVVMSRGAGFSDQVVELDFLYPSEGIHRRWDNGYRITSTAATFDQAAFVLSVPRRKPTDETQETLRTSAFPSTHVKEKWAKNLYIASICYGRTVS